The window GGGACGCGGCGCCCACGACTATCCCGCCGACCTGCCGGCGCACCTGCTGATCGCGCAGCGCGCCGCGCAGACGCCCGACGCCATCGCCCTGGTGCTGGAGGAGCAGAGCCTGTCCTATGGCGAGCTCAATGTCCGCGCCAACCGCCTGGCGCATCACCTGATGTCGCTGGGTGTGGGCGCGGAGCAGCGCGTGGGCGTGGCGGTGGAGCGTTCCTTCGACATGGTCGTCGGCCTGCTGGCGGTGATGAAGGCCGGCGCTGCCTACGTGCCGCTGGACCTGGACTATCCCCCCGAGCGACTGGCCTACATGGTGGCCGACAGCCGTATCCGGGTCCTGTTGACGCATGCGCGCGCACGTCGGCTGCTGGCCGCACAGGCGCAGCCGGGGCTGCGCTGCCTGGCGCTGGACGACGCCGACCTGGCCGCGCAACTGGCCGGCCTGCCGGCGCACGACCCGGTGGTGGCCGTGGCCCCGCAACAGATGGCCTATGTGATCTACACCTCGGGTTCGACCGGCCAGCCCAAGGGCGTGGCGGTCAGCCATGGGCCGCTGGTCATGCATTGCCAGGCCACCGCCGCGCTCTACGAGATGACCCCGCAGTGGCGCGAGCTGCAGTTCATGTCCTTCTCCTTCGATGGCGCCCACGAACGCTGGATCACCACGCTCATCAGCGGCGCCGCGCTGGTGCTGCGCGGTCCCGAGATGTGGAGCATCGAGCAGAGCTGGCAGGCGCTGCACCAACAGCGCGTGAGCAATGCGGTGTTCCCGCCCGCCTATCTGGGCCAGTTGGCGCAGTGGGGTGAACAGCATGGCGACGCACCGCCGCTGGAACTGTACGTCTTCGGCGGCGAGGCCATGCCGCGCGCCTCGTTCGAGCGGGTGCGCCGCCATCTCGCGCCGCGCCTGCTGATCAACGGCTATGGTCCGACCGAGACGGTGGTGACGCCGCTGATCTGGAAGGGGACGAGCGCGGCTGGCGTCGATTTCGACGGGCCCTTCGTGCCGATCGGCAAGCCGGTGGGGCGGCGCAACGCCTATATCCTCGATGCTTGCCTGCAGCCGGTCGCGCCCGGTGAGGCGGGCGAGCTCTACATCGGCGGCGACGGACTGGCGCGCGGCTACCTGGAGCGGCCGGCGCAATCGGCTGAGCGTTTCGTGGCCGATCCGTTCGGGGAGCCGGGTGCGCGCATGTACCGCACGGGCGACCTGGCGCGCTGGCTGCCGGACGGCAATGTGGAGTACCTGGGACGTCTCGACCACCAGGTGAAGATCCGCGGCTTCCGCATCGAACTGGGCGAGATCGAGGCGCTGCTGCGCCGCCAGCCCGGCGTGGCCGAGGCAGCGGTGGTGGTGCGCAGCGACGGCCAGGGCGAGGAGACGGTGCGCCAGCTGGTGGCCTACGTGGGAGCGCCACAAGCCGTGGCTGCGCCCGAGACCGCACAACGCGACTTCAGCGACAGCCTGCGCGCCGCGCTTCGGGCGGGCTTGCCGGAATACATGCTGCCCGCGCACTTCGTGCTGCTGGCGGCGCTGCCGGTGACCCATAACGGCAAGCTGGACCGCAAGGCCCTGCCAGCCCCGCAGGCCGCCCCCGCACGCAGCTACGTGGCGCCGGCGACGCCCGCTGCGCAAGCGCTGGCCGAGATCTGGCAGACCGTGCTCAAGCGCGAGCGTGTCGGCCAGGAAGACAACTTCTTCGAACTGGGCGGCGACTCGCTGCTGTGCCTGCAGGTGATCGCCCGTGCGCGCGGCCAGCGCCAGTGGAACTTCAACTTCAAGCTGGCCGACCTGATGCAACGCCCGACCATCGCCGCCTTGCTGGGCCTGGAGAGCAGGCCGGCTGACGGCCCCGCACTGGTGGCCATGAACGCCGGTCCGCAAGACGTGGCGCCGCTGTTCTGCCTGCATGCGGGCATGGGAACGGTATTCGACTACCGCCCGCTGGCGCAGGCGCTGCAGGGTCGCCGCCGCGTCTATGGACTGCCGTGCGCGATGCTGCAGGACCCTGCGCAAGCTGCGCCCACCCTGGCGCAACTGGCCGACCATTACACCGCGCAGTTGCGCTCGGTGCAGCCGCAGGGGCCGTATCACCTGCTGGGCTGGTCGCTGGGGGCGACGCTGGCGGCGCAGGTGGCGCAGCGCCTGGAGGCGCAGGGAACGCAGGTGGCTTTCCTGGGCCTGGTCGATGGCTATGTTCCGCAGAGTGAAGCGGCCGATGCCCGCGACTGGCTGGATGACCTGCAGGACTTCGTGAGCGTGATGCTGCCCGCAAGCTGGGACGGCGCCGCCGGCAGCAAGCGCTGGCTGGCCTTGCAGGCGCTGCAGGCGCGTCAATCCGGAGCCTTGCCTTCGGAAGCAGCGGCGCTGGCGATGCTGTCGGCGATGCTGGAACAGGCCGGCGAACTGCCGGCATCGCTGCCCTCGGCCGGGGAGCTGGCGCGCATCTTCGTGGTGGCGCGCCATCTCAGGCAGATCTCGGCGCAGGCGCCGGCGCTCGAGGCAGTCGCCGCCAGCCCGCACTATTGGTGGATTGCGCGCCGCAAGCCGGCGCACCGGGCCGAGCTCAAGCGCCAGCTGGGGCAGACGGGTTGCGCCGAGGTATTGCTGGAGACGGACCACTTCAGCATCATGAAGCAAGCGCGCTTGCTGGACGAGGTGGTGCAGGCGCTTGAGGTGCTGGCGGGGGATTGCGCCGATATTGCCGGTGCGGCGATGGGCCGTTCTTCCTGAGCTGTGGCGTAGCGGCATAGCCGCGTATCGAAGGGGCTGCTCAGGCGCGCCTTCGATACGGCCCTGACGGGCCTACTCAGTCCGAACGGTTTGTGATGGCCGGAGTAACGGCCATCGCTGCCCTAAACAAATCGCCGCTCCTGGGTCATCCAGGGCGGCGATTCTTCCTTCAGCGATTCAGTGAACGGGCTAGCAGCGCGGGCCGCATGGCCCTTCTTCAGCGCATCGCCGCAGCCAGCCGGGCGGCGATAGCGGTGCGCGCCTGGTCGGCTTCGGCCACCACCATCCCCAGACGCAGGAAGTCATGCACCATGCCGGGGTGGATGTCGAGCTGGACCGGCACGCCCGCCTGGCGCAGCTTCTCGGCATAGGCCATGCCTTCATCGAGCAGCGGATCGTGGTCGCCGATGACCACCAGCGCCGGCGCCGCACCGGACACGTCGGCAGCCTGCAGGGGAGCGAAGCGCCAGTCCTGGCGCTCATGGTCGCCGTTGAGGGTGTGGCCGAACATCCATTGCAGGGTTTCCCCTTCCAGCAGGTAGCCGGTGGCGAAGCGGCGATGCGAGTCGCCGTCCTGATGGGCGCTGGTGCAGGGATAGAGCAGCACTTGCAGGCAGGGCGCGCGGGCCGCCTGGCGGGCGCGCAGCGCCAGTGCGGCGGCCAGGGTGCCGCCGGCGCTGTCGCCGCCTACGGCCAGGCGGTTGGTCGCCAGGCCCAGCGCCGGGCCGTGTTGCAGCAGCCAGTCGTAGGCGTCGGCGGCATCCTCGAAGGCGGTCGGGAAGCGGTGTTCCGGAGCCAGCCGGTAATCTACCGCCAACACGCAGCAGGGTGTGCGCGCCGCCAGTGCGCTGCACAGGGTGTCGTGCGAATCGAGGCTGCCGACGCAGTAGCCGCCGCCATGGAAATACAGCAGCACCGGCTGCGGCGCAGCGGCATCCAGTGGGGCGGGGGCATACAGACGTGCGCCGATGCGCGCGCCGTCGCGGGTGGGGATCTCCAGAGCGCGGCGTTCGGCCAGGTCGTCTGGCGGCAGGTCCAGCATGGGCGCGGCGGCTTCGTAGTCGGCTCGCGCCTGGTGCACGCTCTTGCGGTGCATGGGCTGCTGGCGGCCGCTTTGGATGCCGGCTTCTACCAGGGCCAGGAAGGCGTCCAGATCAGGGTGCAGTGGCATGGGGTCCTCAGGGAAAAAAGCCGGCGCGAGGCCGGCTGTCAGGTGGGAGTGGGGAAAGCTGTTCGGCTTGCCTGTCATGCCTCGGGTATTACCAGCGATAGCGCGCGCTCAGGATGGCCGTGCGCTCGGCGGCCCAGAAGCAGGTCGTGGTCGGCTCGGCCAGGCAGGAGGTGTACTCCTTGTTGGTGATGTTGCTGATGTTGAGGGCATAGCGCCAGCGGTTGAGGTTGTAGTGGAACACCGCGTCGAAGACGGTCACGCCGCCATTCTTCACGGTGTTGGCGGCGTCGGCATAGTTGCTGCCGGTGTAGCGAGCACCGCCGCCGATGCCAGCGCCAGCCAGCGGGCCGCCTTGCACGGTGTAGTCAGCCCAGACCGAGGCCGCCTGGCGCGGCACCAGGATGGGCTGCTTGCCCAGCAGGGAAGCCGTGTTGTTCTGGGTGTTCTTGACGTCGGTGTAGGTGTAGGAGGCCGACAGGTTCAGGCCCTTGACGATTTCACCCTTGGCTTCCAGCTCCAGGCCGCGCGACTTGATCTCGCCGCTGAGCACGTTGAAGTTGGTATGGGCCGGATCCGGCGTCTGCACATTGGTCTTGGTCAGCTCGAACAGGGCGGCGGTGAACAGGGTCTTGCCATCGGCCGGCTGGTACTTGATACCCACTTCGGCCTGACGCGCCTTGGTCGGATCGAAGGGCTTGCCGTTGAAGTCCGAACCTGTCTGCGGCAGGAAGGAAGTGGCGTAGCTGACGTAGGGCGCGATGTCGCGGGTCACCAGATAGGACAGGCCGATGCGTCCGCTCAGGGCGCTGTCGTCGCTGCGGGTGGTGGTCCGGTTGAAATAGTTGCGGGTCTCGTCCTTGACCTTGTCCCAGCGCCCACCGAGGGTCAGGGTCAGGCGCTGGTCGAACTTGATCTGGTCCTGCGCATACAGGCCAGTCTGGTTCATGTTCTCTTCCAGGTTGCCGAACAGGGTGGTGGCCGCCGGGATGGTGACGCCATAGACCGGATTGTCGATGTTCAGGCTGGGCGCGGCGCCGCGATAGCGCACCTCGCGGTCATACATGCGTGACCAGTCCAGGCCGAACAGCACCGTGTGCTCGGTCGCACCCCACTTGAGGCGGCCTTCCAGCTGGTTGTCCACCAAGGTATTGTCGACCTGGCTGTTGTAGACCGTGGTGCCGCGGGTGAGCACGGAACCGGTCAGCGTGCCAGGGTTGAGCGCGGCATAGACCGACTTCAGATTGGCCTGGCGGAAGTTCTGGCGGAAGGTCCAGGCATTGTCGAACTTGTGCTCGAACTGGTAGCCGAAGGACCACTGGTCGTTGCTCTGGCGGTCGAAGTTGGGGTCGCCGATCAGGGTGTGGGTGAGCACATTGCCGGGCCGTACGGCAGTCCAGCGGCTGCTGCCGGAGCGGTCGTTCATGTAGTCGGCCATCAGCGTCAGCGAGGTGCTGGCCGAGGGACGCCAGGTCAGCGAGGGCGCGAGATAGAAGCGGTTGTTGTCGCCCGACTGGCCATTGTTGAATTTGTACTGGTTGTTGCTGTCCAGGCCCAGCCCGACCACGCGCCACAGATACTCGCCGTCCTGGGTATGACCATTGAGATCGGCCACGACCTGCTTGCGGTTGAAGGAACCGATGTCCACGCCCAGCTCGTTGGGGATGTCCATGCCGGGCAGCTTGCTGACGCGGTTGATCACGCCGCCCGGATCGGCCTGGCCGAAGGTCACCGAGCCGGGGCCGCGCAGCACTTCGATGCGTTCCATGCCATAGGTTTCGGTGCGGAACTGGCCGAAGCCGCCGGGAATCTGGCGCAGGCCGTTGAGGAAGTTGCTGGTGACCTGGGCATTGATGAAGCCGCGCAGGTTGAAGTATTCATAGCCGCGCGGATCCACGCCGTGGGTTTCCGAGTTGGCGCCGGGCATGTAGCGCAGCACGTCCAGCAGCGATGTCACGCCGCGCGCATCCATCTCGTCGCGCGTGACCACCGAGACCGATTGCGGCACTTCCAGCACGGGCGTGTCGGTCTTGGTGGCGCTGGCGGTCCGCTTGGCGACGTAGCCGTTGACGGGACCGTTGGCAGTCTCCGCGTCGGCCTTGATTTCGACTTGTGGCAGCGCTTGCTGTTGCGCCCAGGCCGGCGCGGCCAGGGTCAGCAACGCGCATTGCACGGCCAGGAAAGTCAGCGTTGGCCTGTTGGCAGGCATCCCCTTATATTGTTGTTTCATGATGGTGGAGGTGGTGGTCGATTGAAGAGCGCCGGCAACGCCGGCATGGCAAATCGCTTAAAGCGAAAACTGTGGGCTGCCACGGCTGGCCGCGGCGATGCTGGCGACCATGGCGCGCCGCGCCGCGAAGGGAGCGTTCTCGTCGCGCTCGCGCAGGGCCTGGCCAATCTCGGCGGTGCGGATGGCGATCACCGAGAGCAGGGTGTCGCTGATGCCGTGGGAGGGCTCGCAGCTGCCCTGCAGGAACACCGCCGGCTCGAACTCGGGAGTGCTCTGCAGGCGGTAGTCGCGGCCCACCGCGAAGTGCGGCAGGTAGGACGCCAGCGGCGCCAGCAGGTCCTTGTGCAGCTCGCGGGTATAGCCGGTGCCCAGCACGACGGCGTCGTAGCGGCGCGTCTGGGCGCTGCCGCCGTCGAGATCGTGCAGGTCCAGCCAGACGCCATCGGCCTCGGCGCGGGCGCGCTCGACGTTATGGCAGCGCAGCAGGCGGTGGCGCTGCTGGCCAGTCACCTTCTGCTTATAGAAGACCTGGTAGACCTGCTCGATCAGCGCCAGGTCCGGCGCCGAGTAGTTGGTCTGCATGAACTCCTGCATCAGTGCGTGACGGGTCGGCTCGTCCTGGCGGTAGACGTAGTCGGTG is drawn from Herbaspirillum seropedicae and contains these coding sequences:
- a CDS encoding alpha/beta hydrolase, with protein sequence MPLHPDLDAFLALVEAGIQSGRQQPMHRKSVHQARADYEAAAPMLDLPPDDLAERRALEIPTRDGARIGARLYAPAPLDAAAPQPVLLYFHGGGYCVGSLDSHDTLCSALAARTPCCVLAVDYRLAPEHRFPTAFEDAADAYDWLLQHGPALGLATNRLAVGGDSAGGTLAAALALRARQAARAPCLQVLLYPCTSAHQDGDSHRRFATGYLLEGETLQWMFGHTLNGDHERQDWRFAPLQAADVSGAAPALVVIGDHDPLLDEGMAYAEKLRQAGVPVQLDIHPGMVHDFLRLGMVVAEADQARTAIAARLAAAMR
- a CDS encoding TonB-dependent siderophore receptor, whose translation is MKQQYKGMPANRPTLTFLAVQCALLTLAAPAWAQQQALPQVEIKADAETANGPVNGYVAKRTASATKTDTPVLEVPQSVSVVTRDEMDARGVTSLLDVLRYMPGANSETHGVDPRGYEYFNLRGFINAQVTSNFLNGLRQIPGGFGQFRTETYGMERIEVLRGPGSVTFGQADPGGVINRVSKLPGMDIPNELGVDIGSFNRKQVVADLNGHTQDGEYLWRVVGLGLDSNNQYKFNNGQSGDNNRFYLAPSLTWRPSASTSLTLMADYMNDRSGSSRWTAVRPGNVLTHTLIGDPNFDRQSNDQWSFGYQFEHKFDNAWTFRQNFRQANLKSVYAALNPGTLTGSVLTRGTTVYNSQVDNTLVDNQLEGRLKWGATEHTVLFGLDWSRMYDREVRYRGAAPSLNIDNPVYGVTIPAATTLFGNLEENMNQTGLYAQDQIKFDQRLTLTLGGRWDKVKDETRNYFNRTTTRSDDSALSGRIGLSYLVTRDIAPYVSYATSFLPQTGSDFNGKPFDPTKARQAEVGIKYQPADGKTLFTAALFELTKTNVQTPDPAHTNFNVLSGEIKSRGLELEAKGEIVKGLNLSASYTYTDVKNTQNNTASLLGKQPILVPRQAASVWADYTVQGGPLAGAGIGGGARYTGSNYADAANTVKNGGVTVFDAVFHYNLNRWRYALNISNITNKEYTSCLAEPTTTCFWAAERTAILSARYRW